A section of the Candidatus Thermoplasmatota archaeon genome encodes:
- a CDS encoding CARDB domain-containing protein, with protein MKKLLLGLIIAIALALCLNSIFALHSNESEEFEESKVDIILVNETRTIASVAFRQHGNITASNSTLILRDATLEMVQDSFTKRYYISFDNSSKFIIEHSTLTSGKYQFCPLLKLNVTLRNTTVSIRNSTIAFPGSIWFENCAVEIYNSKFTNLDPSGTGLDIDDNNDCPFLTFTNSNITIADSKIEHYYEAFLGEQAFTSIPSNRTFQPGDNDSFEFSPSGINIVTQYLSAVVLQVTYTGEEWYNGTSSVLWSKDGIEYVNTTIEPKNKTATESYELFTSGIRTIGELERIRVKFENNDLENDTKSNVTFHSVKLVFSYENDISLTNSTLHAINTYMDLDFRVGDTDPTGNVQETTPETYFIDASLTHNVLRAKFNSKVYLYNVTVDSSETGGIPYKGNPPFISDSTSQILFYKWLEIRTTDLPGMSIDNVELIIESNATLVTPPPAVILQYLGRDLSNYNRTLAGKATIPLLSDLMLPSKWPNSEFVGNYNITARYQTYSKLRNASFKYFPLIEAEHNTELVVISFEELVPDFTITKLATAEPLIEGEVIKINVKVNNFGTTSGYSVNLKLLDNGELFHEEDIAHIPTNGAVELYIDWTATATVPSEVHNITAIVDELNRTPELDEGNNIAWVHVIVLSRPDLYIESISFSDCYPIENDIITIFGTIGNLGETSASYEAEFYVDNTLLAKSSFYISANTTANISSSFNTSNIYGKVNVTVKLTNCTPSERILTNNELTTSLLIYSAKRGDLVLESDRTIEHDYLWPSNIVIRGCNLLISNSTLTIPQTFDWENEMIALQGAGIVLHNSTIKSNYQLCMHVYDGNLSVTNSTLNLNVITKGSTNIFSTGSLFNGSLNITCDELVTESTNFASKNILVNANSIYIENSVLNSPSISLQAQKSRIQNTSLASKLVFEHGIIELINVTAPAEVLGNATLYRYWWLKVNFIDKLGSGIPDAEIRIYSREKESYIQILGMNRTDENGIALVRLLAEELTAKGVIHTKNYILNLSYGNESFYQYFSLENNTELKKDYQQIVVVPTALELTAKLSTEIIEAGGLLIMSGTVRYNLSTKPGVANALVTITIDHITYSTNTDANGKYEKEIAAPGTGGNYGIAVSVTDPHFNLQAITEKSLVVLAPPPKPFDILPVIVAIVIVVIVIAICFVMRKKLKAYLVILKAKLKKEEFTECSECSKKIPSSLRKCVFCGVEFEEAKEEELAKCSECGAFVPITAKKCPKCGAVFKE; from the coding sequence GTGAAAAAACTATTGCTCGGTTTGATAATAGCTATAGCGCTGGCTTTGTGCTTAAACTCGATTTTCGCGCTGCATAGTAACGAATCGGAAGAATTTGAAGAGAGCAAGGTTGATATAATTCTGGTAAACGAGACCAGAACTATTGCATCAGTAGCTTTCAGACAGCACGGCAATATCACTGCTTCTAACAGCACGTTGATACTTAGAGATGCGACTCTTGAAATGGTTCAAGATAGCTTTACTAAACGTTATTATATCTCGTTTGATAATAGTAGCAAATTTATAATAGAACACTCTACATTAACTTCTGGAAAATACCAGTTTTGCCCACTGCTGAAACTTAACGTTACTCTTAGAAATACTACTGTGAGTATTAGAAATTCTACTATTGCTTTTCCTGGTAGTATTTGGTTTGAAAATTGTGCTGTAGAAATATACAATTCAAAATTTACAAACTTAGACCCTAGCGGCACAGGACTTGATATTGACGATAATAACGATTGCCCATTTTTGACTTTTACCAACTCAAATATTACTATTGCGGATTCTAAAATAGAGCATTACTATGAAGCTTTTCTTGGGGAGCAAGCATTTACTTCTATACCTTCAAATCGCACATTTCAGCCTGGAGATAACGATAGTTTCGAGTTTTCACCGTCAGGAATAAATATTGTCACGCAGTATTTGAGTGCCGTTGTATTACAGGTAACTTACACTGGGGAGGAATGGTATAACGGTACGAGCTCAGTGTTATGGTCTAAAGATGGTATAGAGTATGTAAACACTACAATTGAGCCTAAGAATAAGACTGCAACTGAGAGTTATGAACTGTTCACTAGCGGTATACGCACAATAGGAGAGCTCGAAAGGATCAGAGTAAAGTTTGAAAACAACGATTTGGAAAATGATACTAAAAGCAATGTAACTTTCCATAGTGTAAAGCTGGTATTTTCTTATGAAAATGATATATCTCTGACAAATTCTACGCTCCACGCAATTAATACATATATGGATTTAGACTTTAGAGTTGGTGATACAGATCCTACCGGCAATGTACAAGAAACAACGCCTGAGACTTATTTTATAGATGCAAGTTTGACTCATAACGTTTTAAGAGCTAAATTTAATTCAAAAGTCTATCTTTATAACGTTACAGTGGATTCTTCTGAGACTGGCGGTATACCTTATAAAGGCAACCCGCCATTTATATCAGACAGCACTTCTCAAATACTATTCTATAAATGGCTTGAAATTAGAACTACTGACCTGCCTGGAATGTCTATAGATAATGTAGAACTTATTATAGAGAGTAATGCTACTCTTGTAACTCCGCCTCCTGCTGTTATTCTGCAATATCTAGGTAGAGACTTGAGTAATTACAATCGCACTCTCGCTGGTAAAGCAACCATACCGCTACTTAGCGATTTAATGCTACCGTCAAAATGGCCTAACTCAGAATTTGTTGGTAATTATAATATCACAGCGCGGTATCAAACTTACAGCAAACTAAGGAATGCAAGCTTTAAATATTTCCCACTAATTGAAGCTGAGCACAATACTGAGCTCGTTGTTATAAGTTTTGAAGAGCTTGTGCCCGACTTTACTATTACAAAGCTTGCTACAGCTGAACCGCTTATAGAAGGTGAAGTTATAAAAATTAATGTAAAGGTAAATAATTTCGGCACAACGTCAGGCTATAGTGTGAATCTAAAACTTCTAGATAACGGAGAATTATTTCACGAAGAAGACATTGCTCATATACCTACTAATGGAGCGGTAGAACTCTATATTGATTGGACTGCAACCGCAACTGTTCCTAGCGAAGTTCATAATATTACAGCGATTGTAGATGAGCTGAATAGAACACCGGAACTTGACGAAGGAAATAATATCGCATGGGTCCATGTTATTGTGCTATCAAGACCTGATTTGTACATTGAGAGTATTAGTTTTTCAGATTGCTATCCTATAGAAAATGATATTATAACTATTTTTGGTACAATTGGCAATTTAGGTGAAACAAGCGCCAGCTATGAAGCAGAATTTTATGTTGATAATACATTGCTGGCGAAAAGCTCTTTTTATATCTCTGCAAACACCACAGCGAATATAAGCAGCTCTTTTAATACTTCTAATATTTATGGTAAAGTAAATGTGACTGTAAAATTAACTAACTGCACACCGAGCGAACGAATACTTACTAACAACGAGCTTACTACAAGTTTGTTAATTTATTCTGCTAAACGAGGCGACCTTGTTTTAGAATCAGATAGAACTATAGAGCATGACTATCTATGGCCTAGCAATATTGTAATAAGAGGCTGCAATTTATTAATTTCTAACTCCACTTTGACTATTCCTCAAACTTTTGACTGGGAAAACGAAATGATAGCGCTACAAGGTGCTGGAATTGTTTTACACAACAGTACAATAAAGAGCAATTATCAATTGTGTATGCATGTATATGATGGTAATTTATCTGTTACAAACTCAACTTTGAATTTAAATGTCATTACAAAAGGCTCTACAAATATTTTTTCAACCGGAAGCTTATTCAACGGATCTTTAAATATTACTTGTGACGAGCTAGTAACTGAAAGTACTAACTTCGCAAGCAAGAATATATTAGTAAACGCAAATTCCATTTACATAGAAAACTCAGTTCTTAACTCACCTTCAATTAGTTTGCAAGCTCAGAAATCTAGAATTCAGAACACAAGTTTAGCATCGAAACTAGTATTTGAGCATGGTATTATAGAACTTATAAATGTTACAGCGCCTGCAGAGGTTTTAGGAAATGCAACTCTCTATAGATACTGGTGGCTTAAAGTTAATTTTATAGATAAATTAGGTAGCGGGATACCAGATGCAGAGATTAGAATTTATTCTAGAGAGAAAGAGAGCTATATCCAGATTCTAGGCATGAACAGGACTGACGAGAACGGAATAGCGCTTGTACGACTACTTGCTGAAGAACTTACAGCTAAAGGAGTTATACATACAAAGAACTATATTCTTAATCTGAGCTATGGGAATGAAAGCTTTTACCAATACTTCAGTTTAGAAAACAATACTGAGCTTAAGAAGGATTATCAGCAAATTGTAGTTGTGCCTACAGCACTAGAACTAACAGCTAAGCTGAGTACCGAAATTATAGAGGCTGGTGGATTGTTAATTATGTCAGGCACTGTTAGATATAATCTCAGTACGAAGCCTGGAGTGGCAAATGCACTAGTTACTATCACTATAGACCATATAACTTATTCTACAAATACAGATGCTAATGGCAAATACGAGAAGGAAATTGCTGCACCCGGGACCGGTGGTAATTATGGGATAGCAGTTTCTGTAACTGACCCCCACTTTAACTTGCAAGCTATTACTGAAAAATCGCTGGTAGTTCTAGCGCCCCCTCCAAAACCTTTTGATATCCTCCCAGTAATTGTTGCGATAGTAATCGTAGTAATCGTTATTGCAATATGCTTCGTAATGAGAAAGAAACTCAAAGCTTATTTAGTAATTTTGAAAGCAAAGCTCAAGAAGGAAGAGTTCACAGAATGCAGCGAATGCAGTAAAAAAATACCATCTTCACTACGAAAATGCGTTTTCTGCGGAGTCGAATTTGAAGAAGCTAAAGAAGAAGAGCTTGCTAAATGCTCTGAATGCGGCGCTTTTGTACCAATAACTGCTAAGAAATGCCCTAAGTGCGGCGCAGTTTTTAAAGAGTAA
- the deoC gene encoding deoxyribose-phosphate aldolase: MLTKKQLARMIDHTNLKPFATSEDIKKLCSEAKKYDFATVCVNPYWVSLVSELLLGTDIKVCTVVGFPLGANTLEVKLFEAKDACRNGSQEIDVVMNIGALKDKNYELVKREIFKIAEEVGKVPVKVIIECCYLSEEEKVKACELAKEAGARFVKTSTGFGVSGANVEDVALIRRVVGENFGIKAAGGIKTAEQALKLIEAGATRIGASASVEIIEGLKE, from the coding sequence ATGTTAACAAAGAAGCAGCTTGCTAGAATGATAGATCATACGAATTTAAAGCCGTTCGCTACAAGTGAGGATATAAAAAAGCTTTGCAGCGAAGCTAAGAAATACGATTTTGCAACTGTATGCGTTAACCCATACTGGGTAAGTTTAGTATCAGAACTTTTACTTGGTACTGATATTAAAGTATGCACAGTTGTAGGCTTTCCTTTAGGAGCGAATACTCTTGAAGTAAAATTATTTGAAGCGAAAGATGCTTGCAGAAACGGCTCGCAGGAAATAGATGTGGTAATGAACATAGGTGCTTTGAAAGATAAGAATTACGAGCTTGTAAAACGAGAAATTTTTAAGATAGCGGAAGAAGTTGGTAAAGTACCTGTGAAAGTAATAATTGAATGCTGCTATTTAAGTGAAGAGGAGAAAGTCAAAGCTTGCGAGCTTGCAAAAGAAGCTGGCGCTAGATTTGTAAAAACCTCTACAGGCTTTGGAGTTAGTGGCGCAAACGTTGAGGATGTAGCGCTGATAAGAAGAGTGGTTGGCGAGAATTTTGGTATAAAAGCTGCTGGGGGTATAAAAACTGCAGAGCAAGCTTTGAAGTTGATAGAAGCTGGCGCTACTAGAATAGGTGCGAGTGCAAGTGTAGAAATAATAGAAGGGCTGAAAGAATGA